A window of the Sardina pilchardus chromosome 21, fSarPil1.1, whole genome shotgun sequence genome harbors these coding sequences:
- the eif4ebp3l gene encoding eukaryotic translation initiation factor 4E-binding protein 3-like isoform X2, translating into MSTSPSKSCPIPTRVLQLKDWSQLPDCYSQTPGGTLFSTTPGGTRIIYDRKFLLDCRNSPIARTPPCCLPQIPGVTMPSLHPLSKLQDLKEELEEEKDLADDSQFEMDM; encoded by the exons ATGTCGACCTCACCAAGCAAAAGCTGTCCCATTCCTACCCGTGTCCTGCAGCTGAAGGATTGGTCCCAGTTGCCCGACTGCTACAGCCAGACGCCCGGAGGGACCCTCTTCTCCACCACGCCTGGAG GTACACGCATCATATATGATAGGAAGTTCTTGCTCGACTGCAGAAACTCTCCAATTGCTCGCACCCCGCCATGCTGCCTGCCTCAAATTCCAGGGGTAACCATGCCCTCCTTGCACCCTCTTTCCAAACTCCAGGATCTCAAagaagagctggaggaggagaaggatctGGCAG ATGACAGCCAGTTTGAGATGGATATGTGA
- the eif4ebp3l gene encoding eukaryotic translation initiation factor 4E-binding protein 3-like isoform X1 produces MSTSPSKSCPIPTRVLQLKDWSQLPDCYSQTPGGTLFSTTPGGTRIIYDRKFLLDCRNSPIARTPPCCLPQIPGVTMPSLHPLSKLQDLKEELEEEKDLAEDDSQFEMDM; encoded by the exons ATGTCGACCTCACCAAGCAAAAGCTGTCCCATTCCTACCCGTGTCCTGCAGCTGAAGGATTGGTCCCAGTTGCCCGACTGCTACAGCCAGACGCCCGGAGGGACCCTCTTCTCCACCACGCCTGGAG GTACACGCATCATATATGATAGGAAGTTCTTGCTCGACTGCAGAAACTCTCCAATTGCTCGCACCCCGCCATGCTGCCTGCCTCAAATTCCAGGGGTAACCATGCCCTCCTTGCACCCTCTTTCCAAACTCCAGGATCTCAAagaagagctggaggaggagaaggatctGGCAG AAGATGACAGCCAGTTTGAGATGGATATGTGA
- the LOC134068953 gene encoding cysteine-rich and transmembrane domain-containing protein 1-like — MNFEQPPPYPGPGNTAPAYPVQGYPPQGYPPQGYPVNMEQPNTGFPPQNPAYPNYPAGPGGPYPGPGQPPYQGYPQQPPFGWQNAPPAGPMYDEGPKNTVYVVEDRRRDDSADTCLTACWTALCCCCLWDMLT; from the exons ATGAATTTTGAACAGCCACCTCCATACCCTGGGCCAGGTAACACCGCACCCGCTTATCCTGTTCAGGGATACCCGCCACAGGGCTACCCTCCACAGGGCTACCCTGTCAACATGGAACAGCCCAACACCGGCTTCCCTCCTCAGAACCCAGCGTATCCAAACTACCCTGCTGGGCCGGGTGGGCCTTACCCTGGACCTGGTCAGCCACCCTATCAAGGATATCCACAACAACCACCATTTGGATGGCAAAATGCTCCACCAGCTGGCCCAATGTATGATGAGGGGCCTAAGAACACGG TCTATGTGGTGGAGGACAGGAGACGTGATGACTCTGCGGACACTTGTCTGACCGCATGCTGGACTgcactctgctgctgctgcctatGGGACATGCTCACATAA